One segment of Halococcus saccharolyticus DSM 5350 DNA contains the following:
- the rpmC gene encoding 50S ribosomal protein L29, producing the protein MAILHAEEMRDMTPAEREAELEELETELLNTKAVQAAGGAPENPGRIGELRRTIARLKTIRNEEGDLDENGESA; encoded by the coding sequence ATGGCGATCCTCCACGCCGAAGAGATGCGCGACATGACGCCCGCCGAGCGCGAGGCCGAGCTCGAGGAGCTCGAAACCGAGCTGCTCAATACCAAAGCTGTGCAGGCCGCCGGTGGCGCGCCCGAAAACCCTGGCCGGATCGGGGAGCTCCGGCGCACGATCGCGCGACTCAAAACGATCAGAAACGAGGAAGGCGACCTCGACGAGAACGGAGAGAGTGCCTGA
- a CDS encoding 50S ribosomal protein L5, translating into MSEAAEFHAMREPVVEKVVVHMGVGEGGRELANAEEILEAVTGQESVRTRARATEPEFDIREGDPIGAKVTLRGEAAETFLDTALDLADVSRTQFDETGNISFGVAEHTEFPDQEYDPNVGIYGLDVTVNLNRPGARVKRRNKATRQLPSRHRLDVEDAIAFLENEFDVEVQ; encoded by the coding sequence ATGAGCGAAGCCGCGGAGTTCCACGCGATGCGCGAACCCGTGGTCGAGAAGGTCGTCGTCCACATGGGCGTCGGCGAGGGTGGCCGCGAGCTGGCGAACGCCGAGGAGATCCTCGAGGCCGTCACTGGCCAGGAGAGCGTGCGGACGCGCGCCCGGGCGACCGAGCCCGAGTTCGACATCCGCGAGGGCGATCCGATCGGGGCGAAGGTCACTCTTCGTGGCGAGGCCGCCGAGACGTTCCTCGACACCGCGCTCGACCTCGCGGACGTCTCGCGAACCCAGTTCGACGAGACCGGCAACATCAGCTTCGGGGTCGCAGAACACACCGAGTTCCCCGACCAGGAGTACGACCCGAACGTCGGGATCTACGGCCTCGACGTCACGGTCAACCTCAACCGACCCGGCGCACGGGTGAAACGACGGAACAAGGCTACGCGCCAGCTGCCGAGCCGTCACCGGCTCGACGTCGAGGACGCGATCGCGTTCCTCGAGAACGAATTCGACGTGGAGGTACAATGA
- a CDS encoding 50S ribosomal protein L32e yields MATDIENERDLAAIDGVGDEKAEDLREAGFETIDDLRDADQDELAEIEGVGNALAARIKADVDELDVDDADEAGETSEDEADDGTDEVPDELTDVSGVGDAKADTLREAGFESVDDVRRADQSDLADVEGIGNALAARIKADVGGLEVADETETEVEDETETEEAEDVETELQPRGLTEKTPDLEDEEGRLLAERRRDSGPAFDRQNHHMKKRVSTSWRRPTGTLSKQRRGVKGKGATVEAGYRTAKPVRGRHPSGFEEVRVENTDDLEGVDGDSQAVRIGSSVGDRKRERIEEQAEDDGIRVLNPTYVEVEVTEDD; encoded by the coding sequence GTGGCAACTGATATCGAGAACGAACGCGACCTCGCAGCGATCGACGGCGTCGGCGACGAGAAGGCCGAGGACCTCCGCGAGGCGGGCTTCGAGACGATCGACGATCTCCGCGACGCCGATCAGGACGAACTCGCCGAGATCGAGGGTGTCGGTAACGCACTCGCCGCACGGATCAAGGCCGATGTCGACGAACTCGACGTCGACGATGCCGACGAAGCCGGTGAAACTAGCGAGGACGAAGCCGACGACGGGACCGACGAGGTTCCGGACGAACTCACCGATGTCAGCGGTGTCGGCGACGCGAAGGCCGACACGCTGCGCGAGGCTGGTTTCGAGTCCGTCGACGACGTTCGGCGGGCCGACCAGTCCGATCTCGCGGACGTCGAGGGGATCGGCAACGCGCTCGCTGCACGGATCAAGGCCGACGTCGGCGGTCTCGAAGTCGCCGACGAGACCGAAACCGAGGTCGAAGACGAGACCGAAACCGAGGAGGCCGAGGATGTCGAGACGGAACTCCAGCCGCGCGGTCTCACCGAGAAGACCCCGGATCTCGAGGACGAGGAGGGCCGCCTCCTCGCCGAGCGCCGACGCGATTCGGGCCCGGCGTTCGACCGGCAGAACCACCACATGAAAAAGCGTGTCTCGACCTCGTGGCGACGGCCGACCGGGACGCTCTCGAAGCAGCGTCGGGGCGTCAAGGGCAAGGGCGCGACCGTCGAGGCGGGCTACCGGACCGCAAAGCCGGTTCGGGGCCGCCACCCGAGCGGGTTCGAGGAGGTCCGCGTCGAGAACACGGACGATCTGGAGGGCGTCGACGGCGACTCCCAAGCAGTGCGAATCGGATCGTCGGTCGGCGACCGGAAGCGCGAACGCATCGAGGAGCAAGCAGAGGACGACGGGATCCGGGTTCTCAACCCGACCTACGTCGAAGTCGAGGTAACAGAGGATGACTGA
- the rplX gene encoding 50S ribosomal protein L24, with translation MSKQPHKQRTRTERAPLHEKHRQVRATLADDLREEYGRRNARVNEGDTVEVLRGDFAGEEEDVVRVDLKDATVHVEDVTTETADGEEVARPLDASNLRITELDLEDDRREERLEADDE, from the coding sequence ATGAGCAAACAACCACACAAACAACGGACACGAACGGAGCGCGCACCGCTCCACGAGAAGCATCGCCAGGTCCGTGCGACGCTCGCCGACGATCTCCGCGAAGAGTACGGCCGGCGGAACGCCCGAGTCAACGAGGGCGACACCGTCGAGGTCCTCCGCGGCGACTTCGCCGGCGAGGAGGAAGACGTCGTGCGCGTCGACCTGAAGGACGCGACCGTCCACGTCGAGGACGTCACGACCGAGACTGCCGACGGCGAGGAGGTCGCCCGACCGCTCGACGCGAGCAACCTTCGGATCACGGAGCTCGATCTCGAGGACGACCGGCGCGAGGAGCGTCTGGAGGCCGACGATGAGTAA
- a CDS encoding 30S ribosomal protein S14 — MSESETDTGEHATKRTGQLEDCQRCGRKQGLVGKYDIWLCRQCFREIARGMGFRKYK, encoded by the coding sequence ATGAGCGAGAGCGAAACCGACACCGGCGAACACGCGACGAAGCGAACAGGCCAGTTGGAGGACTGCCAGCGCTGCGGGCGCAAACAGGGCCTCGTCGGGAAGTACGACATCTGGCTCTGTCGACAGTGCTTCCGCGAGATCGCACGCGGCATGGGGTTCAGGAAGTACAAATGA
- a CDS encoding uL15m family ribosomal protein produces the protein MTSKKRRQRGSRTHGGGSHKNRRGAGHRGGRGRAGRDDHEFHNYGPLGKHGFDRPEKVKEDIRTIDVRELDEDAALYAADDLAEDTDDGYRLDARDVVEDGHEADVVKVLGGGQVRQSLTVTADAFSDSARDLLDGAGGEAVLSDRGEERLAAREDDDEESDEEATTAES, from the coding sequence ATGACAAGCAAGAAACGACGCCAGCGCGGGTCGCGCACCCACGGCGGCGGCTCCCACAAGAACCGACGCGGGGCTGGCCACCGGGGCGGGCGCGGGCGTGCGGGGCGTGACGATCACGAGTTCCACAACTACGGACCGCTCGGCAAACACGGGTTCGACCGCCCGGAAAAGGTCAAAGAGGACATCCGCACGATCGACGTGCGCGAGCTCGACGAAGACGCGGCGCTGTACGCCGCCGACGATCTCGCCGAGGACACCGACGACGGCTACCGTCTCGACGCGCGTGACGTCGTCGAAGACGGCCACGAGGCCGACGTCGTGAAAGTGCTCGGCGGCGGTCAGGTCCGTCAGTCGCTGACGGTGACCGCCGACGCGTTCTCGGACAGCGCACGCGATCTGCTCGACGGTGCGGGCGGCGAGGCCGTTCTGAGCGACCGCGGCGAGGAGCGCCTCGCCGCCCGCGAGGACGACGACGAGGAATCAGACGAAGAAGCTACAACCGCGGAGTCCTGA
- a CDS encoding 30S ribosomal protein S8 yields MTNNDPLADALSGLDNAGRVGKLNLTVQPASNTIGSVLEVIYDRGYIDGFEFVEDGRAGEFEVELSGAINRCGTVKPRYSAGADEFEKWEKRYLPARDYGTLIVTTSHGVMSHYEAREQGLGGQVLAYVY; encoded by the coding sequence ATGACGAACAACGATCCACTCGCCGACGCTCTCTCGGGGCTCGACAACGCCGGCCGCGTCGGCAAGCTCAACCTGACCGTACAGCCCGCCTCGAACACGATCGGCTCGGTGCTGGAAGTCATCTACGACCGGGGTTACATCGACGGCTTCGAGTTCGTAGAGGACGGCCGCGCCGGCGAGTTCGAGGTCGAACTCAGCGGCGCGATCAACCGCTGTGGCACCGTCAAGCCCCGCTACTCCGCGGGAGCCGACGAGTTCGAAAAGTGGGAGAAACGGTATCTCCCCGCCCGTGATTACGGGACGCTGATCGTCACGACGAGCCACGGCGTGATGAGCCACTACGAGGCACGCGAGCAGGGCCTCGGTGGCCAGGTGCTCGCGTACGTCTACTGA
- a CDS encoding 50S ribosomal protein L14 has protein sequence MEALAADVTQGLEKGSLVTCADNTGARELKVISVSGYSGTKNRHPKAGLGDKVSVSVTKGTPEMRRQVLEAVIVRQRKPIRRPDGTRVKFEDNAAVVVDENEDPRGTELRGPVAREVAERFGSIASAATMIV, from the coding sequence ATGGAAGCGCTCGCCGCCGACGTCACACAGGGCCTGGAGAAGGGGTCGCTCGTGACGTGTGCGGACAACACGGGCGCACGCGAGCTGAAGGTCATCAGCGTGTCGGGCTACTCCGGTACGAAGAACCGCCACCCGAAGGCGGGTCTCGGCGACAAGGTGTCGGTCTCGGTGACCAAGGGCACACCCGAGATGCGCCGTCAGGTGCTCGAAGCCGTGATCGTGCGCCAGCGCAAGCCGATCCGACGACCCGACGGCACCCGTGTGAAGTTCGAGGACAACGCCGCCGTGGTCGTCGACGAGAACGAGGACCCCCGGGGTACGGAGCTCCGCGGGCCCGTCGCGCGCGAAGTCGCCGAGCGGTTCGGCTCGATCGCGAGCGCGGCCACGATGATCGTCTGA
- a CDS encoding 30S ribosomal protein S5 — protein MSSRGWEPRTRLGKQVAEEEITTMEEALNSGLPLKEPEITDQLLPGLEDDVLDINMVQRMTDSGRRVKFRCVVAIGNRDGYVGYAEGRDDQVGSAIQKAIGIAKLNIVNVSRGCGSWECGCGRPHTVALRSSGKAGSVEVELRPAPRGLGLAGGETVRSVLELAGIEDIWTRSSGKTRTTVNFAKATFNALRATGEARVPAETRRKREVIE, from the coding sequence ATGAGTAGTCGCGGCTGGGAGCCGCGTACGCGACTCGGCAAGCAGGTCGCCGAAGAAGAGATCACCACGATGGAGGAGGCGCTGAACTCGGGCCTCCCGCTGAAGGAGCCCGAGATCACCGACCAGCTTCTCCCCGGACTCGAGGACGACGTCCTCGACATCAACATGGTCCAACGGATGACCGACTCCGGCCGCCGGGTGAAGTTCCGGTGTGTGGTCGCGATCGGCAACCGCGACGGCTACGTGGGCTACGCCGAAGGCCGCGACGACCAGGTCGGCTCGGCGATCCAGAAGGCGATCGGGATCGCGAAGCTCAACATCGTCAACGTCTCGCGGGGCTGTGGCTCGTGGGAGTGTGGCTGCGGCCGCCCCCACACCGTCGCGCTCCGATCCAGCGGGAAGGCGGGCAGCGTCGAGGTCGAGCTCCGGCCCGCGCCGCGCGGTCTCGGGCTCGCGGGCGGGGAGACCGTCCGCTCGGTGCTCGAACTCGCCGGGATCGAGGACATCTGGACGCGCTCGTCGGGGAAGACCCGTACCACGGTGAACTTCGCGAAGGCGACGTTCAACGCGCTCCGGGCGACCGGCGAGGCCAGAGTCCCCGCTGAAACCCGCCGCAAGCGGGAGGTGATCGAGTGA
- a CDS encoding 50S ribosomal protein L19e — MTDLSAQRRLAADVLDVGKNRVWFDPEAQGEIAEAITREDIRELVANGTVESKAAKSNSRGRAREREEKRAAGHRKGPGTRKGTAGARENRKDAWVSRIRAQRRRLKELRADGTLDRTQYRALYDKAGGGEFDSVDRLETFATNEYDVTIEDE; from the coding sequence ATGACTGATCTGAGCGCACAGCGGCGACTGGCCGCGGACGTGCTCGACGTCGGGAAGAACCGCGTCTGGTTCGATCCCGAGGCCCAGGGCGAGATCGCGGAAGCGATCACCCGCGAGGACATCCGCGAGCTGGTCGCCAATGGTACTGTCGAATCGAAAGCGGCGAAGTCGAACTCGCGAGGCCGCGCACGCGAGCGCGAAGAGAAGCGCGCCGCCGGCCACCGGAAAGGACCCGGGACGCGGAAGGGTACCGCCGGAGCCCGCGAGAACCGCAAGGACGCATGGGTGTCCCGCATTCGGGCTCAGCGCCGCCGTCTGAAGGAGCTGCGGGCCGACGGGACGCTCGATCGAACCCAGTACCGCGCGCTCTACGACAAGGCGGGCGGTGGCGAGTTCGACAGCGTCGACCGGCTGGAAACCTTCGCCACGAACGAGTACGACGTTACGATCGAGGACGAATAA
- a CDS encoding 50S ribosomal protein L6, with translation MTEERLQMPDDVTVEVDRFDVTVSGPEGSVTRRLWYPNVTVAVEDDVVVVESDADDAKTNATVSTFRSHIANAFHGVREGWTYEMEVFYSHFPMQVRAEDGDVVIQNFLGEKAPRRTAVHGDTTVEVDDERVTLSGPNKEDVGQTAADIEQLTRVSGKDTRVFQDGVYITEKPQKPEVTAGGN, from the coding sequence ATGACAGAAGAACGACTACAGATGCCGGACGACGTAACCGTCGAAGTCGACCGCTTCGACGTCACGGTCTCCGGGCCAGAGGGCAGCGTCACGCGCCGGCTGTGGTACCCGAACGTCACCGTTGCTGTCGAGGACGACGTGGTCGTCGTCGAGAGCGACGCCGACGACGCGAAGACGAATGCCACGGTCAGCACCTTCCGCAGCCACATCGCGAACGCCTTCCACGGCGTCCGCGAGGGATGGACCTACGAGATGGAAGTGTTCTACTCGCACTTTCCGATGCAGGTCCGCGCCGAGGACGGCGACGTCGTGATCCAGAACTTCCTCGGGGAGAAAGCACCGCGACGAACGGCCGTCCACGGCGATACGACTGTGGAAGTCGACGACGAGCGGGTCACGCTCTCCGGACCGAACAAGGAGGACGTGGGCCAGACCGCCGCGGACATCGAACAGCTCACCCGCGTCAGCGGCAAGGACACACGAGTGTTCCAGGACGGGGTGTACATCACCGAGAAACCGCAGAAACCGGAGGTGACCGCCGGTGGCAACTGA
- a CDS encoding 30S ribosomal protein S4e — MSKHQKRLSVPNSWPVERKTEKFTVKAGAGPHGESGVPLLVVLRDVLGYVDSRKEARYALNQGSVLVNGDALDDEERPIGMFDILEFDERNEHYRVFPDEGGRLALTTIDADDADSKLGKIEGKQQVSGGATQLALHDGRTLEVDDASEYAGSDSIVVDEDDEILAHFSYEEGALVTAVEGRHAGEVGEIDDIQVTPGSSSNNVTVTQTNGDGFETVAEYVVVIDENFVDDETTDDAGETAADAESTADDEATDDDATDDGGDDE; from the coding sequence ATGAGTAAGCACCAGAAGCGGCTCTCGGTGCCGAACTCGTGGCCCGTCGAGCGCAAGACCGAGAAGTTCACGGTGAAGGCGGGCGCGGGCCCGCACGGCGAAAGCGGCGTTCCGCTGCTCGTCGTGTTGCGAGACGTGCTCGGCTACGTCGACTCCCGAAAGGAGGCGCGCTACGCGCTGAACCAGGGCTCGGTCCTTGTGAATGGCGACGCGCTCGACGACGAGGAACGCCCGATCGGGATGTTCGACATCCTCGAGTTCGACGAGCGGAACGAACACTACCGGGTGTTCCCCGACGAGGGCGGACGGCTCGCGCTGACGACGATCGACGCCGACGACGCGGACTCGAAGCTCGGCAAGATCGAGGGCAAACAGCAGGTCTCCGGTGGTGCGACACAGCTCGCACTCCACGACGGGCGCACCCTCGAAGTCGACGACGCGAGCGAGTACGCCGGCAGCGACTCGATCGTTGTCGACGAGGACGACGAAATCCTCGCGCACTTCTCCTACGAGGAGGGTGCGCTGGTGACCGCAGTCGAGGGTCGCCACGCCGGCGAGGTCGGCGAGATCGACGACATCCAGGTCACGCCAGGCAGCTCGTCGAACAACGTCACCGTCACCCAAACGAACGGCGACGGGTTCGAGACGGTCGCGGAGTACGTGGTCGTCATCGACGAGAACTTCGTCGACGACGAGACCACGGACGACGCCGGCGAGACCGCAGCGGACGCGGAATCGACGGCAGACGACGAGGCCACGGACGACGACGCAACCGACGACGGAGGTGACGACGAATGA
- a CDS encoding ribonuclease P protein component 1 — translation MALTPATLARHELCGLHTRVAAADNPSLTGIEGRVVRETKNTLSVETDSTDDSGATPAAKQVPKAGATFEFALDGESVAPTDVTPADPKAAETVHVTVEGERLVATPARRTERSSDSTWR, via the coding sequence ATGGCGCTCACTCCCGCAACGCTCGCTCGACACGAACTCTGTGGCCTGCACACGCGGGTCGCAGCGGCCGACAACCCATCCCTCACGGGTATCGAGGGACGGGTCGTGCGCGAGACGAAGAACACGCTGTCGGTCGAGACGGATTCGACGGACGACAGTGGGGCCACACCGGCCGCGAAACAGGTGCCGAAGGCGGGCGCGACGTTCGAGTTCGCGCTCGATGGCGAGTCGGTCGCCCCGACGGACGTCACCCCGGCCGACCCCAAAGCAGCCGAGACCGTCCACGTGACGGTCGAGGGCGAGCGGCTGGTCGCGACACCGGCCCGCCGCACCGAACGGAGCAGTGATTCGACATGGCGCTAG
- a CDS encoding 30S ribosomal protein S17 has protein sequence MALGLNVDEPETTCDDPNCPFHGTVSVRGGTVDGMVASTEMHRTVIVEREYDVTVPKYDRKMKRRSRTPAHAPDCLDLSVGDAVRIAETRPLSKTKAHVVVGTLDTTRDLGASSLSGPSDPDSEVALDEIESAGGDA, from the coding sequence ATGGCGCTAGGATTGAACGTCGACGAACCCGAGACGACCTGCGATGACCCCAACTGTCCGTTCCACGGCACGGTCTCCGTGCGCGGTGGGACGGTCGACGGGATGGTCGCCTCGACGGAGATGCACAGAACGGTGATCGTCGAACGCGAGTACGACGTGACGGTCCCGAAGTACGACCGGAAGATGAAGCGGCGCTCGCGCACCCCCGCGCACGCGCCCGACTGCCTCGACCTCTCGGTGGGCGACGCGGTCCGGATCGCCGAGACCCGGCCGCTCTCGAAGACCAAGGCCCACGTCGTGGTCGGCACGCTCGACACGACGCGGGACCTCGGCGCGAGCAGCCTCTCGGGGCCGTCCGATCCCGATTCGGAGGTCGCCCTCGACGAGATCGAGAGTGCGGGAGGTGACGCCTGA
- the rpmD gene encoding 50S ribosomal protein L30 has protein sequence MQALVQLRGEVNMSQEVRDTLSMLNMHSTNHCALVPETDTYRGMITKVNDYVAYGEPSQAVLERTLRTRGEPAEGSAAIDDEWVAENTDYDDLAGLATALLDEETTLREAGLAPALRLHPPRGGHDGVKHPTPEGGELGKHDTDGIDALLTAMR, from the coding sequence ATGCAAGCGCTCGTCCAGCTCCGCGGCGAGGTCAACATGAGCCAGGAGGTGCGCGACACCCTCTCGATGCTCAACATGCACAGTACGAATCACTGTGCGCTGGTGCCCGAGACCGACACCTACCGCGGAATGATCACGAAGGTCAACGACTACGTGGCCTACGGCGAGCCGAGCCAGGCGGTGCTCGAACGCACCCTCCGGACCCGTGGCGAGCCCGCCGAGGGCTCGGCAGCAATCGACGACGAGTGGGTGGCCGAGAACACCGACTACGACGATCTCGCAGGGCTCGCGACAGCGCTGCTCGACGAGGAGACCACGCTGCGGGAGGCAGGACTCGCCCCCGCGCTCCGGCTCCACCCGCCGCGGGGCGGCCACGACGGCGTCAAGCACCCGACGCCGGAGGGCGGCGAGCTCGGTAAGCACGACACCGACGGTATCGACGCGCTGCTGACGGCGATGCGGTAA
- a CDS encoding 30S ribosomal protein S3 — protein sequence MGSEQTFIEDGMQRTQIDEFFGDELERAGYGGMELAKTPMGTQIVLRAEKPGMVIGKGGKNIRKITTQLEERFDLDDPQIDVQEVDEPDLNAQIVADRLGNALERGWYFRKAGHTTIDRIMDAGARGAEITLNGKVTGARSRNEKFNRGYIKHNGEPAQSIVDRGDGVAVMKLGTIGVTVKIIPPDAELPDDFRIQEDVDTSVLEPEEVEGDDVEELLSGDGEEPVAGPEESDSEEDFEVTETPPEGEAETTEAGAEEIIEEEIEAEQGAAETAPDESVEASEDIDEELSEETDAAAEAILDEMDDAEADSDLTAIDGVGDAKADALVEAGFESVAAVRAASEDDLAEAEGVGPAFAERIKEGAEDLGGGDA from the coding sequence ATGGGCTCCGAGCAGACGTTCATCGAGGACGGGATGCAGCGGACCCAGATCGACGAGTTCTTCGGCGACGAGCTGGAGCGCGCTGGCTACGGCGGGATGGAGCTCGCCAAGACCCCGATGGGGACCCAGATCGTCCTGCGAGCGGAGAAGCCCGGCATGGTGATCGGGAAGGGTGGGAAGAACATCCGGAAGATCACGACCCAGCTCGAAGAGCGCTTCGACCTTGACGACCCCCAAATCGACGTCCAAGAAGTCGACGAACCCGACCTCAACGCCCAGATCGTCGCGGATCGACTGGGCAACGCCCTCGAACGTGGCTGGTACTTCCGGAAGGCGGGCCACACCACGATCGACCGGATCATGGACGCTGGCGCGCGCGGTGCGGAGATCACCCTGAACGGCAAGGTGACGGGCGCACGCTCGCGCAACGAGAAGTTCAACCGGGGCTACATCAAGCACAACGGCGAGCCGGCCCAGAGCATCGTCGATCGCGGCGACGGCGTCGCGGTGATGAAGCTCGGGACGATCGGCGTCACGGTGAAGATCATCCCGCCGGATGCGGAGCTGCCCGACGACTTCCGTATCCAGGAGGACGTCGACACCAGCGTGCTCGAACCCGAAGAGGTCGAGGGCGACGACGTCGAGGAACTCCTCAGCGGCGACGGCGAGGAGCCGGTCGCCGGCCCCGAGGAGTCCGACAGCGAAGAGGACTTCGAGGTGACCGAAACGCCCCCCGAGGGCGAAGCGGAAACCACCGAGGCCGGAGCCGAGGAGATCATCGAAGAGGAGATCGAGGCCGAGCAGGGTGCGGCCGAGACCGCACCGGACGAATCCGTCGAAGCGAGCGAGGACATCGACGAGGAGCTCTCCGAGGAGACCGACGCCGCAGCCGAAGCGATCCTCGACGAGATGGACGACGCCGAGGCCGATTCGGACCTCACCGCCATCGACGGCGTGGGCGACGCGAAGGCCGACGCGCTGGTCGAGGCCGGCTTCGAGTCGGTCGCGGCCGTGCGCGCGGCGAGCGAGGACGACCTCGCCGAGGCCGAAGGCGTCGGCCCGGCGTTCGCCGAGCGCATCAAGGAGGGTGCCGAGGATCTCGGCGGAGGTGACGCCTGA
- a CDS encoding 50S ribosomal protein L22: MGISYSVDADPERTAKAMLRERHMSHKHSKEIARELKGRTVADAREYLESVIAGDQSVPFRSHNSGVGHRSDIDGWDAGRYPEKASKAFLDLLENVGANAEHQGFEPDPMTIKHVAAHKIGEVQGRQPRAMGRASAWNTPEVDVELIVEEPDEEGEN, from the coding sequence ATGGGAATCAGCTACAGCGTGGACGCTGACCCCGAGCGAACGGCGAAAGCCATGCTCCGGGAGCGCCACATGAGCCACAAGCACAGCAAGGAGATCGCCCGGGAGCTGAAGGGGCGCACCGTCGCCGACGCACGCGAGTATCTCGAGAGCGTGATCGCGGGCGACCAGTCGGTTCCCTTCCGCTCGCACAACTCGGGCGTCGGGCATCGCAGCGACATCGACGGCTGGGACGCCGGTCGCTATCCCGAGAAGGCCTCGAAGGCCTTCCTCGATCTGCTCGAAAACGTCGGCGCGAACGCCGAACACCAGGGGTTCGAGCCCGATCCGATGACGATCAAACACGTCGCCGCTCACAAGATCGGCGAGGTGCAGGGCCGACAGCCCCGGGCGATGGGCCGCGCGAGCGCGTGGAACACGCCCGAGGTCGACGTCGAGTTGATCGTCGAAGAACCCGACGAGGAGGGTGAGAACTGA
- a CDS encoding 50S ribosomal protein L18, with protein sequence MATGPRYNVPMRRRREVRTDYHQRLRLLKSGKPRLVARKSNRHVRAQLVTPGPDGDETHASASSADLAEYGWEAPTGNLPSAYLTGLLAGLRARDTDVDEAVLDIGLNTATPGSKVFAIQEGAIDAGLHVPHNESVFADWSRTSGEHVAEYAESRDGPLYSDEFDATELPTHFEEVRQDIMDAFDHELGGTDE encoded by the coding sequence ATGGCAACAGGACCACGATACAACGTTCCGATGCGCCGCCGGCGCGAGGTCCGGACGGATTACCATCAGCGGTTGCGCCTGTTGAAATCAGGCAAACCCCGACTGGTTGCTCGCAAGAGCAACCGCCACGTCAGGGCGCAGCTGGTGACTCCCGGCCCCGACGGCGACGAAACACACGCGAGCGCGAGTTCGGCCGACCTCGCCGAGTACGGCTGGGAGGCTCCCACGGGGAACCTGCCGAGCGCGTACCTCACGGGGTTGCTCGCCGGACTGCGCGCGCGAGACACCGACGTCGACGAGGCCGTGCTCGACATCGGCCTCAACACCGCGACGCCGGGTAGCAAGGTGTTCGCGATCCAGGAGGGCGCGATCGATGCTGGACTCCACGTCCCGCACAACGAGTCGGTGTTCGCCGACTGGTCGCGCACCAGCGGCGAGCACGTCGCGGAGTACGCCGAATCGCGCGACGGGCCGCTGTATTCCGACGAGTTCGACGCGACCGAACTGCCGACACACTTCGAGGAGGTACGCCAAGACATCATGGACGCATTCGACCACGAGCTGGGAGGCACCGATGAGTAG